The following are from one region of the uncultured Hyphomonas sp. genome:
- a CDS encoding alpha/beta fold hydrolase, translating to MTTPKDEIARSAAETTLAINPLMGGINREELLGAVAMMLRSTMTNPVTTAKSASKIARENASILLGKSERKADPKDRRFRDPAWEHNPFYRRGMQAYLATQDHLNDWVADLSMTELEHARAKFVMGMITDALAPTNSLIGNPAATKRVVDSGGLSLLKGLKNAYMDLTRNGGMPSQVDKRPFKVGKNLAVSEGQVIWKNEMLELIQYAPTTEKVHRTPILIIPPQINKYYAMDLSPVTSMVQFLLGTGQQTFVVSWRNPKREHADWGMQEYIDSLIQASEVVRQVTKSKKINVSGACSGGITTATLASLFAAAGDDRINSITFMVCVLNPQKDDSELGQIVSDGSLEIARSYSRKKGILKGDDLARMFAWMRPNDLIWNYVVNNYLMGEDPAPFDVLYWNNDSTNLPAQLHSDYLDLGLNQPFDHPGEYEVAGHMLDMSNVKADAFVVAGLTDHITPWKACYRTAGLLGSENVEFVLSSSGHIQSLLNPPGNPKAKMFRNPDIAPTADEWAAGATEEAGSWWPVWAEWLKERSGALKTAPKACGNKSFQPLYPAPGQYVFDV from the coding sequence ATGACGACGCCAAAGGATGAAATCGCCAGAAGTGCAGCGGAAACGACGCTGGCAATCAACCCGCTCATGGGCGGGATCAATCGCGAAGAACTGCTGGGCGCCGTGGCGATGATGCTTCGCTCGACCATGACAAACCCGGTTACAACCGCAAAATCCGCGTCGAAGATTGCCAGGGAAAATGCCAGCATCCTGCTCGGCAAGTCCGAACGGAAGGCCGATCCGAAAGACCGCCGCTTCCGCGATCCGGCATGGGAGCATAACCCGTTCTACCGGCGCGGCATGCAGGCCTATCTGGCAACGCAGGACCACCTGAACGACTGGGTCGCTGACCTCTCGATGACTGAACTGGAACATGCGCGGGCCAAATTCGTCATGGGCATGATTACCGATGCGCTTGCCCCGACCAATTCCCTTATTGGCAATCCGGCCGCGACCAAGCGTGTTGTCGACTCCGGTGGCTTGTCGCTGCTTAAGGGGCTGAAGAATGCCTATATGGATCTGACCAGGAATGGCGGCATGCCGAGCCAGGTCGACAAGCGGCCGTTCAAAGTGGGCAAGAATCTCGCCGTGTCTGAAGGGCAGGTGATCTGGAAGAACGAGATGCTGGAGCTGATCCAGTACGCCCCGACGACCGAGAAAGTGCATCGCACACCGATCCTGATCATCCCGCCACAGATCAACAAATATTATGCAATGGATTTGTCGCCCGTCACGTCGATGGTGCAATTCCTGCTCGGCACCGGACAGCAGACATTTGTGGTGTCGTGGCGCAACCCGAAGCGCGAACATGCCGACTGGGGGATGCAGGAATATATCGATAGCCTGATTCAGGCGAGCGAAGTCGTCCGTCAGGTAACAAAGTCGAAAAAGATAAATGTCTCCGGGGCGTGTTCCGGTGGCATCACGACCGCCACCCTGGCCAGCCTGTTCGCCGCGGCAGGGGACGACCGGATCAATTCCATCACGTTCATGGTCTGTGTGCTGAACCCGCAGAAGGATGACAGTGAGCTTGGCCAGATCGTTTCCGATGGAAGCCTTGAGATCGCACGGTCCTATTCCAGAAAGAAGGGCATCCTGAAGGGCGACGATCTTGCGCGCATGTTCGCATGGATGCGGCCGAACGATCTGATCTGGAACTATGTGGTCAACAACTATCTGATGGGCGAGGACCCGGCGCCGTTCGACGTGCTCTACTGGAACAACGACTCCACCAATCTTCCCGCGCAATTGCATTCGGACTATCTTGATCTTGGGCTGAACCAGCCCTTCGACCATCCGGGCGAATATGAGGTGGCCGGGCACATGCTGGACATGTCGAACGTCAAGGCAGACGCTTTTGTCGTTGCCGGACTGACCGACCACATTACACCTTGGAAGGCCTGTTACCGCACGGCTGGTTTGCTGGGATCGGAGAATGTCGAGTTTGTTCTGTCTTCCAGCGGACACATCCAGTCGCTGCTGAACCCGCCGGGAAACCCCAAGGCAAAGATGTTCCGGAACCCGGATATTGCGCCGACTGCGGATGAGTGGGCCGCTGGGGCAACGGAAGAGGCCGGCAGCTGGTGGCCGGTCTGGGCCGAATGGTTGAAGGAACGCTCAGGCGCACTGAAAACTGCACCAAAAGCTTGCGGGAATAAGTCTTTCCAGCCTCTTTACCCGGCACCCGGCCAATACGTCTTCGACGTATAG
- a CDS encoding alpha/beta fold hydrolase, which yields MPEQRPQITMQDVDGLQLRTAFWPAREAKGNLPLLFFNGIGANLELTQGLGDMFPDRDIITFDVPGVGKSPVTQWPYRPWMLARWARKLLDQFEIEDVDVMGVSWGGALAQQYAFQYRNRVGKLILCATSAGMTMIPGRPKSLSKMVDARRYTDPEFMRESFSALYGDAVDGEVGQHIDNLLPPDPRGYFYQLLAFIGWSSLPFIRFLKMPSLVIMGDEDTIVPVANGHILRLGLPNSRLHVVEGGGHLFLVTRAAETAEIIRDFLDAPEELAEAAA from the coding sequence ATGCCCGAACAACGCCCACAAATTACCATGCAGGATGTCGATGGACTGCAGCTGCGGACGGCTTTCTGGCCGGCCCGAGAAGCCAAAGGCAACCTGCCGCTGCTGTTCTTCAACGGCATCGGGGCAAACCTGGAGCTGACCCAGGGGCTGGGGGACATGTTCCCGGACCGGGACATCATCACGTTCGATGTGCCGGGTGTGGGCAAAAGCCCGGTCACGCAATGGCCCTACCGGCCGTGGATGCTGGCCCGCTGGGCACGCAAGCTGCTGGACCAGTTTGAGATCGAAGATGTCGATGTGATGGGGGTGTCTTGGGGCGGCGCCCTGGCGCAGCAATATGCCTTTCAGTACCGCAACCGCGTCGGCAAGCTGATCTTGTGTGCCACGAGTGCGGGCATGACGATGATCCCGGGGCGTCCGAAATCCTTGTCGAAGATGGTGGATGCCCGGCGCTACACAGACCCGGAATTCATGCGTGAAAGCTTCAGTGCGCTGTATGGCGATGCCGTGGATGGCGAAGTGGGGCAGCATATCGACAATCTGCTGCCGCCAGATCCGCGCGGCTATTTCTATCAGTTGCTGGCGTTCATCGGCTGGTCGAGCCTGCCATTCATCCGCTTCCTGAAGATGCCGTCACTGGTGATCATGGGCGACGAAGACACGATTGTCCCGGTCGCGAACGGGCATATCCTCCGTCTGGGATTGCCAAATTCGCGTCTGCATGTCGTCGAAGGTGGGGGACACCTGTTCCTCGTGACCCGCGCAGCCGAAACGGCGGAGATCATCCGGGACTTTCTTGATGCGCCTGAAGAACTGGCCGAAGCGGCGGCCTGA
- the phoB gene encoding phosphate regulon transcriptional regulator PhoB, protein MKPYVLIAEDESAVSELLQYNLKRQDYEVAIANDGEEALLMMEERAPDLLLLDWMLPKVSGIEVCRRVRSGGVNPNLPIIMLTARGEESDRIRGLDTGADDYVTKPFSTTELMARVRAVLRRIRPGLRDDKVIVGDIEIDRVEHRVTRNGNDIHLGPTEFRLLDYFMQHPGRVFSREQLLDTVWGSDVYVELRTVDVHVGRLRKALRQTDGDDPIRTVRSAGYALRAD, encoded by the coding sequence ATGAAACCTTATGTGCTGATCGCAGAAGACGAGAGTGCCGTCTCGGAGCTGCTTCAATACAATCTGAAGCGCCAGGATTATGAGGTCGCAATCGCCAATGATGGCGAGGAAGCCTTGCTGATGATGGAGGAGCGGGCGCCGGACCTGCTGCTGCTGGATTGGATGCTGCCGAAAGTCAGCGGCATTGAAGTTTGCCGCCGGGTCCGCAGTGGCGGGGTCAACCCGAACCTTCCGATCATCATGCTGACGGCACGCGGCGAAGAAAGCGACCGCATTCGCGGGCTTGATACGGGTGCGGATGACTATGTCACCAAGCCATTTTCGACAACCGAGCTGATGGCGCGGGTGCGGGCGGTTCTGCGCCGTATCCGTCCGGGCCTCCGGGACGACAAGGTGATTGTTGGAGATATCGAGATTGACCGGGTGGAGCACCGCGTGACCCGCAATGGCAATGACATTCATCTCGGGCCGACGGAATTCCGCCTGCTCGACTATTTCATGCAGCATCCGGGGCGGGTTTTCTCGCGTGAGCAATTGCTCGACACGGTCTGGGGCTCTGACGTCTATGTCGAGCTGCGCACGGTGGACGTGCATGTGGGGCGCCTGCGCAAGGCGCTCCGGCAGACCGACGGTGACGATCCAATTCGCACCGTCCGGTCTGCCGGCTACGCGCTGCGGGCTGACTAG
- a CDS encoding dienelactone hydrolase family protein — protein sequence MTAVEYTVDGQTYEGYFLAPEGKTNLPVVAIAHAWAGLGDNEIQKAGRVANELGYAAFAMDVYGKGKRGTTVEENQALMNPLVGDRAELQKRLAGGLAAAKAQPGVDASKAAAIGFCFGGLCVLDMARAGMDMLGVASFHGLLNPADNIASPKIGAKVLIEHGWLDPMAPPADVVAIGKEMSEAGADWQLHAHGQSYHAFTTLGANDMDMGTVYNADADRRSFASLKLFLEELF from the coding sequence ATGACCGCAGTCGAATACACCGTGGATGGCCAGACCTATGAAGGTTACTTTCTTGCCCCAGAAGGCAAGACGAACCTGCCCGTTGTGGCAATCGCGCACGCCTGGGCCGGGCTCGGCGACAATGAGATCCAGAAAGCCGGCCGAGTTGCCAATGAACTTGGCTATGCCGCATTCGCCATGGACGTTTACGGCAAGGGCAAGCGCGGCACGACCGTTGAAGAGAACCAGGCCCTTATGAACCCGCTGGTCGGTGACCGGGCGGAACTCCAGAAGCGCCTCGCGGGCGGCCTTGCCGCGGCGAAGGCCCAGCCGGGTGTCGATGCTTCAAAGGCAGCCGCCATCGGCTTCTGCTTCGGCGGCCTCTGCGTGCTGGACATGGCCCGCGCCGGCATGGACATGCTCGGCGTCGCTTCCTTCCACGGCCTGCTCAACCCGGCAGACAACATCGCCTCGCCCAAGATCGGCGCCAAGGTCCTGATCGAACATGGCTGGCTCGATCCGATGGCCCCGCCGGCTGACGTGGTTGCCATTGGCAAGGAAATGAGTGAGGCAGGCGCCGACTGGCAACTCCATGCCCACGGCCAGTCCTACCACGCCTTCACGACCCTCGGCGCGAACGACATGGACATGGGCACGGTCTATAATGCCGATGCCGACCGGCGCAGCTTCGCCAGCCTCAAACTGTTCCTGGAAGAACTCTTCTAG
- a CDS encoding NAD kinase, with translation MSSLRFAFFASKRPEAQAALPTFIQRYGQNTEAEADVIVALGGDGAMLDSLRRRFEDSKPVYGMNRGTIGFLMNEYGEDDLVERVNAAERAQIIPLSMVATDIHGQEHAALAINEVSLFRETAQTARLRITVDGKVRMEELSCDGVMVATPAGSTAYNLSAHGPILPIGANLLALTPVSAFRPRRWRGALLRHDAKVTIEVIAPDRRPVAAAADNQEVRDIATVRVEADRSKRLTMLFDPGHALDERILREQFGF, from the coding sequence ATGAGTTCACTTCGTTTTGCCTTTTTCGCCTCCAAACGTCCTGAAGCCCAGGCCGCCCTGCCCACGTTTATTCAGCGCTACGGACAGAACACCGAAGCCGAGGCGGATGTCATTGTCGCGCTTGGGGGCGATGGCGCCATGCTGGATTCCCTGCGCCGCCGCTTTGAAGATTCAAAGCCGGTTTACGGCATGAACCGGGGCACGATCGGCTTCCTGATGAATGAATACGGGGAAGATGACCTGGTTGAACGCGTCAACGCGGCAGAACGGGCCCAGATCATCCCGCTCAGCATGGTGGCGACCGATATTCACGGCCAGGAACACGCGGCTCTGGCGATCAACGAAGTGTCCCTGTTCCGGGAAACCGCCCAGACGGCCCGCCTCCGCATCACGGTGGACGGCAAGGTGCGCATGGAGGAACTCTCCTGCGATGGCGTCATGGTCGCGACGCCCGCCGGTTCGACCGCTTACAATCTCTCCGCCCATGGCCCGATCCTGCCGATCGGGGCCAATCTTTTGGCGCTCACACCGGTCAGCGCGTTCCGCCCCCGCCGGTGGCGCGGCGCGCTGCTTCGCCACGATGCAAAAGTGACCATCGAAGTCATCGCGCCGGACCGCCGCCCTGTTGCCGCCGCTGCCGACAACCAGGAGGTGCGGGACATCGCCACGGTCCGGGTCGAGGCCGATCGCAGCAAACGGCTGACCATGTTGTTCGACCCCGGCCATGCCCTGGATGAGCGGATTCTCCGGGAGCAGTTCGGCTTCTGA
- a CDS encoding phasin family protein: MAKDKKTKAKKAKKSDARVKAEQVGKAIEAQSAEMAHKIWLAGVGAYGKAYDKALANANSFNKQSTELFDELVKRGEKIESDVKTRFSEDERVTKATKTVAKANAAARQFQAEAYDRFEARMERMRDLLGVKQVSERTSKLASKIDKLEDEVAETVAKSKDRLSKVDLKARISRLSAEIEAVAGETGADIAKTAKKAAGKTSKAMKAAVAVPEASDDLSQITGVGPAMVKKLNDAGIYSFVQLAALKKAEAEALDAKIGARGRVVRDAWVKQAKALAK, translated from the coding sequence ATGGCTAAAGACAAGAAAACAAAAGCCAAGAAGGCCAAAAAGTCTGACGCCCGCGTCAAGGCGGAGCAGGTTGGCAAGGCCATCGAAGCTCAATCCGCCGAGATGGCTCACAAGATCTGGCTCGCTGGCGTTGGTGCCTATGGCAAGGCCTATGACAAGGCGCTTGCGAACGCCAACAGCTTCAACAAGCAGTCGACTGAACTGTTCGACGAACTGGTCAAGCGCGGCGAAAAGATTGAATCCGACGTGAAGACCCGCTTCTCGGAAGACGAGCGCGTGACCAAGGCAACCAAAACGGTCGCCAAGGCCAATGCCGCTGCCCGCCAGTTCCAGGCCGAGGCCTATGACCGGTTCGAAGCCCGCATGGAACGCATGCGTGACCTGCTGGGCGTGAAACAGGTAAGCGAGCGGACATCGAAACTGGCCTCCAAGATCGACAAGCTCGAGGACGAAGTGGCCGAGACGGTCGCAAAATCAAAGGACCGTCTGAGCAAAGTGGACCTCAAGGCCCGCATTTCACGTCTTTCGGCCGAGATTGAAGCCGTCGCCGGCGAAACCGGTGCGGATATCGCGAAGACGGCCAAGAAGGCCGCCGGCAAGACCTCCAAGGCCATGAAGGCTGCAGTGGCTGTGCCGGAAGCCTCTGATGATCTCTCGCAGATCACAGGTGTTGGGCCGGCAATGGTGAAAAAGCTGAACGATGCCGGCATCTACAGCTTCGTCCAGCTGGCCGCGCTGAAAAAGGCCGAGGCTGAAGCGCTCGACGCGAAGATCGGTGCCCGTGGCCGCGTTGTCCGGGATGCCTGGGTCAAACAGGCCAAGGCACTCGCAAAGTAA
- a CDS encoding TetR/AcrR family transcriptional regulator, with product MKTRDRILHVSLLLFNDEGEAQQTAVDISNALGISPGNLYYHFKGKDAIIRALFDAFEEEMRVILRGSRGQVTSIEDNWVYLYIILEEIYDFRFFYRNLGVLLDRYPDLASRFRSLVAEQRTTIHNVLADLGKAGVLTIDPRLNEALTDQIMMSLTFWLEADAMNRSNLEGAALIHKTVFQVMCLIVPYMGETGVDALSRMISHYEANKA from the coding sequence ATGAAGACACGTGACCGCATCCTCCATGTCAGCCTGCTTCTCTTCAATGATGAAGGCGAAGCCCAGCAGACGGCTGTCGACATCTCCAATGCTCTGGGGATCAGTCCGGGCAATCTCTATTATCATTTCAAGGGCAAGGACGCGATTATCCGGGCCTTGTTCGATGCCTTTGAGGAAGAGATGCGGGTCATCCTGCGCGGCTCACGCGGTCAGGTCACCTCGATCGAAGACAATTGGGTCTATCTCTACATTATCCTCGAAGAGATCTATGATTTCCGCTTCTTCTACCGGAACCTCGGCGTATTGCTGGACCGTTATCCGGACCTCGCCAGCCGTTTCCGCTCCCTCGTCGCCGAACAGCGCACCACGATCCACAATGTCCTGGCGGATCTTGGCAAAGCCGGTGTCCTGACGATTGACCCACGCCTGAACGAGGCGCTGACCGATCAGATCATGATGTCGCTGACCTTCTGGCTGGAAGCCGACGCCATGAACCGGAGCAATCTTGAAGGCGCCGCCCTGATCCACAAAACCGTGTTCCAGGTGATGTGCCTGATTGTTCCGTACATGGGCGAAACCGGGGTCGATGCGTTGTCCCGGATGATCTCGCACTATGAAGCCAACAAGGCATAG
- the phoU gene encoding phosphate signaling complex protein PhoU: MADHIVSAFTEELERLSADILRMGGIVEEMIGDSCKAVLHNDLDLAAEVIERDPQVDRMEAEVERQIVSLIARRQPMAHDLRSVFAALKVSGELERIGDLSKNIGKRALNLDAAVFPAMRSGVARMAGPVSRQLHHVLNAYASGNAAEAKSVWETDDEIDQHYNALFREMLTYMIEDPRSISDGAHMLFMAKNLERIGDHCTNIAEFVFFQITGENLVQQDRPKL; this comes from the coding sequence ATGGCAGACCATATCGTATCAGCCTTCACGGAAGAATTAGAACGTCTGTCTGCAGACATTCTTCGCATGGGCGGCATTGTCGAGGAGATGATCGGCGATTCCTGCAAGGCCGTGCTTCACAATGACCTGGACCTTGCTGCGGAAGTGATCGAGCGCGATCCGCAGGTGGACCGGATGGAAGCGGAGGTCGAACGCCAGATTGTCAGCCTGATTGCCCGGCGCCAGCCCATGGCGCATGATTTGCGGTCTGTCTTTGCGGCCCTGAAAGTGTCGGGCGAACTGGAGCGGATCGGCGACCTGTCCAAGAATATCGGCAAGCGTGCCCTGAATCTCGATGCCGCTGTCTTTCCCGCGATGCGCAGCGGGGTCGCCCGTATGGCCGGGCCGGTGTCGCGACAATTGCACCACGTGCTCAATGCCTATGCGTCGGGTAATGCAGCAGAAGCAAAATCTGTCTGGGAAACCGACGATGAAATCGACCAGCACTACAATGCCCTGTTCCGCGAAATGCTGACCTATATGATCGAAGACCCGCGTTCGATCAGCGATGGGGCGCATATGCTGTTCATGGCCAAAAATCTTGAGCGGATCGGCGATCACTGTACCAATATCGCTGAGTTCGTCTTCTTCCAGATCACGGGTGAAAACCTGGTGCAGCAGGACCGCCCGAAACTTTGA
- a CDS encoding Hpt domain-containing protein: MFKNLLTALPTRRKSPTANTTEITIDIGRVIKPAPPVQAHQTAEIPIETHEPNTVGTETADTEILGSLAEDAVDSLSSQFEAWMRGDLDVLVNTWSVARGANATAEDYRAVFTAAHNIKGAANSYGYPAIARLCGSLSRLLRETRPGENGALINLHVEACRAAFNSVGQGSDGISTADAVCEALEERVALKVANA; the protein is encoded by the coding sequence ATGTTCAAGAATCTGCTGACTGCCCTGCCGACCCGGCGCAAATCACCGACTGCCAACACAACCGAAATCACCATCGACATCGGCCGCGTGATCAAACCAGCCCCCCCGGTCCAGGCGCACCAGACCGCAGAGATACCCATCGAAACGCATGAACCGAACACCGTTGGAACGGAGACGGCGGACACGGAAATTCTGGGCAGCCTCGCCGAAGATGCCGTCGACTCGCTCTCCAGCCAGTTTGAGGCTTGGATGCGCGGCGATCTGGACGTCCTGGTCAACACCTGGAGCGTCGCCCGCGGCGCAAACGCAACCGCGGAAGACTACCGCGCGGTGTTCACCGCAGCCCACAACATCAAGGGCGCTGCGAATTCATATGGCTATCCCGCCATTGCCCGGCTGTGCGGCTCCCTCAGCCGCCTGCTGAGGGAGACCCGCCCCGGCGAGAATGGTGCGCTGATCAATCTTCATGTCGAAGCGTGCCGTGCGGCGTTCAACTCCGTTGGGCAGGGCAGCGATGGCATTTCCACCGCCGACGCGGTCTGTGAAGCGCTGGAAGAACGCGTGGCGCTCAAAGTCGCAAACGCCTGA